The Vulcanimicrobium alpinum sequence CGGGCATAGGTCTGCACTCCCGACGCGTCGAGGATGCTCGCATCGACGCGCAGCGAGATGCGCGACTCCTGAACGAACCCGCTGCACTGGAGCCGCGCGATCGCGTCGCTCCCGGCGTGCGCGGAGCCGTCGCAAGACGGCGGCGCGACGGTCGTCGGCGTGACGGCGTACGTGACGGTGAACCGCGTTCCGCGCGCGTCGCCGCCCGGCGCGATCGTGCGCGTCACCGTCGCCGGAAGCCCCGCGAGTGCTGCGGCGTAGCCATCGAGCGACGCCGGCGTCCCCGCGAACGGCGCCGGGGACGCGAGCTGCGACGCGCTCGCGGCGATTGCGGCCTGCAGCCGCTGCTGATAGTCCGCGACCGCGTCTTGCAGCGCGGCGGCCGCGAGATGATCGGCAGCCGCGTGCACGCTCGCGCGGGCAAAGGTCGCGGCGCCGTCGAGCACGGCGACGGCGAGCAAAGCGAGAACCAGCGCGAACCAAAGCGCGATGCCGAGCAACGCTACATCCGCGCCGGCGTCGCGACGTCGCGATACACGGTCGCTCCCGGCGGATAGACCGACGGCGGGAGCGTCTCGCCGGCGGTGAGGGTCAGCGCATCGCCGGCGGCGACCGTGCCGCTCGCGTCCGGCCGGCACGGATCGCGCGGATAGGTAACGACGACGGTGAACCGTTCCGCCGCGGCATCGTACGTCGTCGCGACCGGAAGCCGCAGCGCGTGCACGTTCGCGTCGCCGCAGGCGAGCGGGGCCCGCAGTTCGGCGCCCGCGACGTAGTCGGTCTCGCCCGGAACCAGACCCCACGAACGGTCCGCGAGCAGCGTGCTCGCGTCGGCGGACGGTGACGACGCGTACGCGATCGCCGCGCGTGCGCGCACGAGGGCGTTCTCCGCCACCATGAGGGCGGCGTCGCGCGCGGCGGGCGGCGATGCGTTGCGCGCCAGCGCGGCGAACGCGCCGGCGGTCGCAGCGGCGGCCAGCGCGAGCACCGCAACGCAGAGCACGACTTCGAGCAGCGCGAAGCCGCGCTCACCCGTTGAGGTAGAATGCACCCGCTGCTCCCGCCCGCTGCACCGCATCGCAGCGCTGTTTCTCGGCCGCAAGCGGCGCCGACTCGGCGGCGGCGGCGTACGGCGCGAAGTCGGCAAACCACGCCGCCGGCGCTTCGTTCTTCACGTCCCAGGGTGCGAGAGTGCCGCCCGAGCCGTCGTTCGTGGCGAGCTGAACGCGCGCTAGCGTGTCGACGCCGCCGTCGGACGCGCGCACGCCGCTGTACGTAAACGTGAACGTCCCCGCAATGAACCAGCCGCCGGGGACGAATTCGCTCCAGAGCGTCTGCCAGCTCATCGCGCACGCGGTGAGCGTCTTCGGCGCGGCGGTGTCGTGGCCGACGTCGCAGCGTTCGCTGCACGTGTAGCGCAACGTCGCGGTGAAACCGTTCGGGACGACGCCGGGCAGCAGGTCGACGACGCGTGATGCATCGGCGGTGTCGATGCGCACCTCGGCGATGCGGTTGCCGCCGGTCAGCGGCGCGCCGCCGGCGTCGCGCACGTCGAGGGCGATCGGCGGCGTCGGCGGCACGCCCGCCGCGACGAACGGCGAATCGTTCGCGTGCGCGTACGGATCCTGATGCGCCGAGAGCCCCGCCGGCGGGACGAGCGCGATCGCGGGCGCCGATCGCAATCCGGCGAGCACGGTCTCACCCCGCTGCGATGGGTCGCACGGTGCGATCGGCGCGGTCCCAGCGAGACGCACAAGCGCATCGGGCCCGGGCTCGTCACCCGCGCCGTGGTTGGGGAAGGTGCGGTAACTCCAGAACTTGGGGCCGCCGCCGTCGACGGCGGCGAAGTCGAGCTGCACGCAGTCGTCGTGTCCCGCCCCGGCGGCGGGCGCGCTGCTCCAGATCGCGACGGCGCTGCGCGATTCGGCGCGAAGCTGCGCCGTCAGCCGTTCGACCGCGGCGTACGCGAGCGCCCGCACGCGCAGGCGGTTCGCGTTCGCCGCCGACTGGCGCACGAGTTCGAACGCGCCGAAGGCGGCGGCGACGAAGAGCGCCGCGGCGATCAGGATCTCGATCAGCGTGAAGCCGGCCTCTGCGACGCGCACGACCGGTGCGGTGCCCGGGCCGTCCGCCGATCATGCCCGAGGAACCGGCCTGCATCGCGGGATACAACCGTCCCACATGGATTCGCTTACGCCGAAGCGCCTGGTCGAGCTGCAGACGCATGCGAACGATGTCCGTCAGGGCATCGTTCGCTCGCTTCTCGCCGCCGGGTCGGGTCACTCCGCGGGATCGCTCGACATGGCGGACGTCTTCACCGCCCTCTACTTTCACGTGCTCCGCCACGATCCGGCGAATCCCGAGTGGCCGGAGCGCGACCGGCTCCTGCTCTCGTGCGGGCACATCGCGCCGGTGCGCTACAGCGCGATGGCGTACGCCGGCTACTTCCCAGTCGAGGAATTACTGACGCTGCGGCGGTTCGGCACGCGCCTGCAGGGGCATCCGGAACGGGTGAGCCTGCCGGGACTGGAGACGACGTCGGGCCCGCTGGGCGAAGGTCTCGCGCAAGGCACCGGGATGGCGCTCGCCGCGAAGATGGACGGCAAGGACGGGCGCGTCTACGTCGTCACCTCCGACGCCGAGCACCAGTGCGGTCTGCACTTCGAAGCGATGATGACCGCACCGAAGTTCAAGCTCGACAACCTCACCTGCATCGTCGATCGCAATTTCATCCAGATCGACGGGAGCACCGAGGACGTGATGCCGCTCGAGCCGCTCGCCGACAAATACCGCGCGTTCAACTGGGACGTGCACGAATGCGACGGCAACGACATCAGCGCGTTCATCGAGACCGAAGCACGAGCTCGCCGCATCGCGGGAAAGCCGCACGTCATCATCGCGCACACCGTCCCCGGCAAGGGCGTCTCCTTCATGGAGGGCGACTACCTGTGGCACGGCAAGCCGCCGAAGGCGGACGAAGCCGCAGCCGCGCTGCGCGAGCTCACCGCCGGCCGTGAAGCGCTGACGGCGCATGTCTAGCACGCAGAGTCCGCCGGCGCCGGCCGCCATGCACCTGGTCGACTACACGAATCCCGAGGCCGTCAAGCAGGTTCCCACGCGCAACGGCTTCGGTGAAGGGCTGATCGAGGCGGGACGGCGCGATCCGGCGGTGATCGCGATCTGCGCCGACCTCGCCGAGTCGACGCGCATGGAGCCGTTCAAGAACGCGTTTCCCGACCGCTACATCGAGATCGGCGTCGCCGAACAGATGCTCGTCGCGATGGCGGCCGGGCTGGCGGCGGCGGGGAAGATCCCGTTCATCGCCAGTTACGCGATGTTCAACCCGGGACGGTCGTGGGAACAAGTCCGCACGACGATGGCGCTCAACCAGACGAACGTCAAGATCGCGGGCGCGCATGCCGGCGTCTCGGTCGGCCCCGACGGCGCGACGCATCAGGCGATCGAAGACATCGCGATCATGCGCGTCATCCCCAAGATGACGGTCGTCGTCCCGTGCGATGCGGTGCAGACGAAGAAAGCGACGCTCGCGGTCGCTGCCGCCTGGGGCCCGACGTATCTGCGCTTCGGGCGCGCGGAGTCGGCGGTCGTCACCACCGACGAGACGCCGTTCGAACTGGGCGTCGCGCAGACGCTCCGTGCCGGCACCGACGTCGCGATCGTCGCATGCGGGATCCTCGTCTACGACGCGCTGCTCGCGGCGGAGGAGCTCGCGAAGGACGGCATCGCGGCGCGCGTCGTCAACAACCACACGATCCGCCCGATGGACGAGGCGGCGATCGTCGCCGCGGCGCGCGACTGCGGCGCCGTCGTCACCGTCGAGGAGCATCAGGTCCACGGCGGGATGGGCTCGCGCGTCGCCGAGATCCTCGCCGCCCGGCATCCCGTTCCGATCGAGTTCATCGGCGTGCACGACCGCTTCGGTCAATCCGGTTCACCGCACGAGCTGATCGCCGAGTACGCGATGGACGCGTCATCGATCGCCGCTGCTGCGCGGCGCGCCGTGCAGCGCAAAGCCGCGCTGAGAGGGTCCCTGCTCTGATGCCCAACGCGTTCGACACCTCGATCTTCAAGAGCTACGACGTCCGCGGGATCGTCGGCTCCCAACTCACTCCCGAGGTGGCGTATCTCATCGGCCGCGCGTTCGTTCAGGCGCTGGGGCGCACGAACATCTGCATCGGGCGCGACATGCGTCCGTCGGGCGAAGCGATGCTCGAAGCGCTCACCCGCGGCGCGACCGACGCCGGCGCCGACGTCACGCAGATCGGGTTGATCTCGACCGACGCGCTCTATTTCGCCGTGGGGCACTATGGGTTCGACGGCGGCATGATGATCACCGCATCGCACAATCCCGCCGAATACAACGGCCTGAAGTTCTGCCGCGAGCAGGCGCAGGCGATCTCGCTCGATACGGGACTCGGCGAGGTGCGCGATCTCGCCGTCTCGGGCGCGTTCACCGACGCGAAGCGCAAAGGAACCGTGTCGCACCGCGAGGTGCTCGACGACTTCGGCCGACACTGCGTTTCCTTCATCCGCGACCCCGCGAAGGTGAAGCCCTACACGATCGCGATCGACGCCGGCAACGGCATGGCCGGGCTCACCGTTCCGTACGTCTTCAAGTATCTGCCGCAAGTGAAGGTCGTCCCGCTCTTCTTCGAACTCGACGGCACGTTCCCGAACCACCCGGCATCGCCGATCGAGGACGAGAACAAGCTCGATCTGCGGCGTGCGGTGCTCGAACGTCACTGCGATCTCGGCGCGGCCTTCGACGGCGACGCCGACCGGATGTTCATCGTCGACGAACGGGGCGGCTTTCCGGACGGAAGCATCGTCACGGCGGCGGTGGGCGTCGCGACGCTCAAGAAATATCCCGGCTCGAAGATCCTCTACAACCTGATCTGCTCGCGCAGCGTCCCCGAAGCGATCGAGAAGCACGGCGGGATTCCCGTGCGATCGCAGGTCGGGCACTCGCTGATCAAGCCCGAGATGCGCGAGCAGAACATCCCCTTCGGCGGCGAGCACAGCGGGCATTTCTACTTCCGCGAGAACTGGTTCGCCGACTCCGGAATGATCGCGCTCATGCAGTGCCTCGACCTCTTCAGCGAAGAGGGGGAGACGATCACCGAGGCGATCGCGCCCTACAACACGCGCTTCCGCTCGGGCGAGATCAACACCAAGGTCGCCGACGCCGACGCGAAGATGCGCGAGATCGCCGCGCGCTTCAGCGACGGGACGATCGATCACCTCGACGGCGTGACGGTAGAGTACCCGAACTGGTGGCTCAACGTGCGCAAGTCGAACACCGAGCCGCTGCTGCGCCTCAACGTTGAGGGCGACACGAAGGAACTGATGGAGCGCGGACGCGACGCGGCGCTCGCGGTGATCGCCGGCTGACGACGTGACCGACCCGCTCGAAGCCTACCGGGCAGCCCGCGACGACGTCGCGGACTGCCTGGCCGAGCTTCGCACCATCGTCGCCGCCGCGGCGGACCAGCGGCACGACGCCGACTCCGACGACGCCGCCCTGGAACGCACGATCGCACGCCTGCGTGACGGTCGCTTCGTCCTCGCCGTCGTCGGTGAATTCTCGAGCGGCAAATCGTTTCTGCTCAACGCGCTGCTCGGCAAGGTGCAATTCGACGAGCGCGCCGGCAGCCGCCGCATCACCGGCCTGCTCGCGACGGACATCAACCCTTCGACCGCGACGATCACCGAACTGCAGTACGCCGCCGAGGAGTCGGCGACGGCGATCTACCCCGGCGGCCGCGAGGAGCGGATTCCGCTCGGACGCCTCGCGCGTTTCGTCGCCGTCGGCGAAGAAGCGAAACTGCACGACGCGACCGGCGATGAGTCGGGCGCGCCGGAACTCGTGCGCGTGACGGTCGACTCGCCGTTCCTGCAGAGCGGCTTCGTCGTCGCCGACACGCCGGGGCTCGCATCGATCAACCCGGCCCATCGCCGCGCGACGCTGCGCTATCTCCCCGGCGCCGACTCCGTCCTCTATCTCATCGACACGCAGCAGCCGTTCACCGAAGGCGACGCATCGTTTCTGGGGATCGTGCGCCGCTATATCGAGTCGGTCTTCATCGTGCAGACGAAGATCGATCTCTGGCGGATGCGCGAAGGGTCGGCGAACGGCGAGGCTCGCGAGACGTGGCAGGCGGCGGCCCAACGGATCGTCGCGCAGACCGCCCTGCACGCGCCGGGAACGCCGGTCTTCCCGCTCTCCGCGCGCGAGTACGCGGAAGGTCTGCTAGCGCACGACGACGCGCTGATCGCGCAGAGCCGCTTCCGCGAATTTCTCGCCGCGCTCGACGCGTCGTTGGTCGCGACGACCGGCCGCTCCCGTTTGCGCCGCGCCGCCGCCGAGGCGCGGCGGATCGCAACCCACGCCGCCGACGCGTTCGCATTCGAGGCTGCGGCCTGCGAGATGCCGGCCGCCGCGCTGCGCCTGCGGCGCGATGCGATCGCGCCCGTGCTCGACGCGTTCGACGCCGCGGCCCACGCGGGGCAGGAACGTCTGCACGACGCCGGCACGACGCTCGCTGCGGCGACGCGCGCGCAGGGCGCGCAGATGCGCGCGGCGCTCGCGCGAACGCTGCTGCGCGCGTTCGACACCGCCGACGTCGCGCGGCTGCGCGACCGCGCGAAACTCCACATCCTCGTCGACGACGTCCTCGCGACCGCGGTCGGACGTTTCGCCGCCGACATCGCCGAGCTCGTCGCGAAACGCCTGCGCCACGACGCGCGCGCCGCGTCCACCGACGTCGTCGGCGCCGCGCGCGCCGCCGACGCCGAGGGTGCGCTCACACTGCTGCTCGATGCCGTCGCCGCCGAACGTCTTCCCGTCACCGAGAGCGCGGCGGCGGCGTTCGGCGCCGATCCGGCGAGCGGCGCGTGGAGCAGCGACCTCGAGACGGGAATCCGCTCGTCGATCGTGCTCGGAGCGCTCGGCGGGCCGGCCGTCGGCTTCGTCGACGCGATCGCGACCCGCTTTGCGTCGGGGCCGCCCGGGACGTATATGAAGCGCGAGCTGCTCGCCGATCTCGAAGGCGGGATCGCCGCCGCGTTCGATGCCGATCTCGGCGCCTACGTCGACAGGATCGCCGAGCGGATCGCCGCGATCGCGGCGTCGCTGGCAACGCGCGTCGCCGCGCTCGCCCCCCGCGTCCGCGTCGAATCGCTGGGGCCGCTCGAACGCGCGCTCGCATCGCACGCCGCGGGCGCCGACCGTGCCGCAGCAGCACGGGACGCGCGCGCCCGCGCCGGCGAAGTTCACGCGCTCGCGACGCGGATCGAGACGCGCACCGAAGCGTTCGCACGCACGAGCCGCGTCGGCCGCGCCGAGCTCGCCGATCCCGCGGTCCCGCTCGATCCCGCCGCCGGCCGCGCGCAGGTCGCCGTCGAACACCGCTTCGACCCGTCGACCTACGAACACGGGCTCCATCCCGAGCGCTGGCGCGTCGCCCTGCTCGGCGCGTTCAAACGCGGGAAATCGAGCCTGATCAACGCGATCGCCGGCGCGCGCGTCCTCCCCGACGAGGGAAGCGACGTCGAGATGCACTTCCCCGTGCACGTGCGGTACGGTCCGGAGAACAAGGCGTATGCGCTCGGCGACGACGCGGGCTGGAACGCGATCCCGCTCGGCGATGCGCTCGAGGCCGCGACCCGGACGCCGGTGCTGATCGAGACGCCGTGGTCGCTGCCGCGTCAGCTCGTCCTCGTCCACGCGCCGGCGTTCGACTCCGGCTTCCCGCTCGCGCCCGAGATCGCGCGGGCCGCAGCGTCGGCGGCGAGCGAGGTCGTCGCGCTCTTCTCCCGCCAGCTCTCCGACCGCGAACTCGAGCTCTACGGCCGCGTCGCCGAGACCGGAAAAGCGATGACGTTCGTGCACACGATGGCCGATCACGAGGACGCCGCCGAGCGCCGCAACGTGGTGATGCTGGCCGACCGCTACCTGCGCGAACGCGGGATCGCACCGCAGCGCACCTTTACGATCTCGACGCTCGAGTTCCGCGAGGCGCAAGCCGCCGGGCGCGCCCCGGCCGGCTGGAACGAACTCATTGCGCTCCGCTCGACATTAGAGGGGCACGCCGAGGAACACATGGCGCGATTGGAGCGGGCCGAGCGCGACCGCGCCGAACGCGAACGGCTGGCGGCGAGCCGGCCGGTGCAAGAGCAGGCGACGGAGCGCCGCTCGTTCTTGGGACGCCTCTTCGGAGGCCGCTGACCGGCCCCGCAGACGCAAGGGGACCGGCTCGCAAGACCCCCGAATCGGGCTGGACGTGTCCGACACCTATATCCTCGGCCCGGCGCGGATCGCGCTCGGAGACGGCAGCCTGACCCACGGCAGAATCGCCGTCGAACGCGGGAGAATCGCCCGCATCCTGTCCGAGGACGGACACTCCGATCTGCAGCCTCCCGACGGCGCGCTCGTCGCGCCGGGGCTCATCGACGTGCACACCAACGGCGCCGACGAGTTCCTCTTCAACCGCGATCAGGGCAACGCGGTCGAAGTGGCTTCGCGTGCCTACGCGCGCCAGGGCGCGACCGGGTATCTCGCCGGGATCATGACCGCGCCGTGGGAATCGATGATGCACGCCGCCGCCGAAGTCTCCGAAGCGGCGAACGAACTCGTCGAGAAGGGCGACCCGATCGGGGCGCGGTGTCTGGGAATCCACTTCGAGGGACCATTCCTCAACCCGAAGTTCCGCCGCGTCCACCGCGGCGAGTGGATCCTGCCGGCGACGATGGAGCGCGCGCAGGAGATGGTCGAAGCCTGCCGCGGCGCGCTGGTGCTGGTGACGATGGCGCCCGAAGCCGACGGCGTCGACGAGGTTGCACGCTTCTTCTACGATCAAGGGATCGTGTGCTCGGCCGGACACACAGCGGCGCACTACCGCGAAGGGATGCTCGCGATCGGGCTCGGCTTCCGCACCGTCACACATGCGTTCAACGCGATGCCGCCGCTCGATCATCGCGATCCGTCGATCCTTGCAGCGTTCATCCAAGAATCGCGTACGACAGTGCAGCTGATTTGCGACGGCTACCACGTCTCGCCGCCGATGGTCGATCTGCTCTACCGCACCTTGCACGACCGGCTCGTCCTCACCACCGACAACATGCCGCCGGCGGGAAGCGGTTACCGCATCGAAGGCGGGGTCGTCCGCGCCGAGGACGGCACGATTGCGGGGAGCGCGCTGCTGATGGATCAGGCGGTGCGCAACCTGATGGCGTACGCCGACATCCCGTTCGAGACCGCGATCGTCTCGGCGACGCGCAGCCCGGCGCGCCTGCTCAACCTCGACCGCGAGTTGGGGACGATCGAAGCCGGGAAGCGGGCCGACCTCTCGGTGTGGAGCGACGAGTACCAGGTCCTCGCGACGATCGTCGGCGGCTTGCCGGTGTTCGGCGGCGCGCACCTCTACTGGCCCTCGAAGGCGAGCGCCTGAGGCGTTAGCCCCGGCCCGTTCGCGGGTAGGAGCGCTCGGTGCCCGTTCTCACGGTCGCGCTCTCCGCGTGCGCGCTCCTCTGCGTCATCGTGCGCCCGCTTCGCTGGAACGAGGCTTGGTGGGCAGCCGGGGGCGCGCTCGCGCTCGTGCTCAGCGGCGCGCTGGCGCCTGCGCAGGCCGCCGGCGCGCTCGCGCGCGGCGTCGACGTCTATCTGTTTCTGATCGGGATGATGGCCCTCGCCGAGTTCGCGCGCGAGGAGGGCGTGTTCGCGTGGATCGCATCGGTTGCGGTGCGCGCGGCGCGCGGTTCGCGCGCACGTCTGCTCGCGCTCGTCTACGGCGCCGGGATCGTAACGACCGCGCTGCTCTCGAACGACGCCACGATCGTCGTCCTCACGCCGGCGGTGATCGCGGCCTTGCGCCGCACCGACGCGAACGCGGAGCCGTACGTCGTCGCGTGTGCGCTGGTCGCCAACGCCGCGAGCCTCGCGCTCCCGATTGCGAACCCGTCGAACTTGCTCTTCTTCGCCGACGGGATGCCGCCGCTGGGAACGTGGCTGACGTCGTTCGGTCTCGCCTCGCTCGTTGCGATCGTTCTGACCTACGCTGCGCTGGCGCTCATCTTTCGCCGTGCCGTCGCGAGCCCTTTGCGCGTCGACGACGGACGCGTCGCCGCACCGCGCGCGGCGACGCTCGCGGTGCTCGCCGCCGCCGCCGTCGCGCTGGTGGTGACGGCGTCCCTCGGCGGGCCGTTGGGGCGGGTCGCGTTCGGGCTCGGGATCGTCGCCGCGCTCGTCGCCGCCTTGCGCTCCGCAGATGCGCCGCTCGCGATCGCGCGCGGGATCGCCTGGCCCGTCGTCGCACTCACCGCGGGACTCTTCGTCATCGTCGACGCGCTCGATGCCGCCGGCGCGCGTGCGCTTCCGCGCGAACTCTTCGCGTCGGCCGCTCACCTGAGCGCACCGCTGGGCCGGCTCGCCGTTGCGTTCGCCGCGGGCTTTGCGTCGAACGTCGTCAACAACTTGCCGGTGGGGCTCGATCTCGGCGCCTACGTCGGCCGCGCGCATCCGCCGCAGGCGCTGGCGTCGGCGGCGCTTGCGGGCGTGAACCTCGGGCCGAACTTCACCACCAACGGTTCGCTCGCGACGCTGCTGTGGCTCGCGATCCTGCGCCGCGAAGGCGTCGCGATGTCGCCGCTGCGGTTCGCGGCGATCGGTCTGACAGCGACACCGCTGGCGCTCGCAGGCGCCGCGCTCCTTGCGCGCTGATCAGCCGTGCGCGGCATCGGCGGTACAGCCCGGCCGATGGCCGTCGCGCGCAGAGACGAGCGCACCGCATTCGTCGCAGAGGTGGTGCAGCCAGCACGCGTCGTCGCCCTGCGCGCTCTCGCGCTCGTCCTCTGCAGCTTGCGGCTGATCGTCGCCCATCGGACCCACTCTACCGGCCTGCGGCCGCCCGCGCAACGGGCGACCCGAAGGCAACGGCAGGAAAGGCCGCCGTCGGCGCGCAGAGCGTTCGGGATGAGCACGCCCGGGATTACCATCGACGACCGCGACGGCGTCCGCCACGTCGTCCTCGACCGGCCGGAAAAGAAGAACGCTCTGACGGCGGCGATGTATGCCGCGATGGCCGCGGCGATCGCGTCGGCCGCGGCGGACGGCGTCGGAGCGATTCTCATCGCGGGGCGCGGCAGCGCGTTCACCGCCGGAAACGATCTGCGCGACTTCCTCGATCACCCTCCGCACGGGGACGATGCGCCGGTCTTCGACTTCCTCCTCGCGCTCGCGACCACCGACGTCCCGATCGTCGCCGCGGTACGCGGCCCCGCGATCGGCGTCGGCACCACGATGCTCCTGCACTGCGATCTGGTCTACGCGGCGCCGACCGCGCGCTTCAAGGTGCCGTTCGTCGATCTGGGGCTCGTCCCCGAAGCGGGGAGCAGCGTCCTGCTGCCGCGACGCATCGGGCGTGCGCGTGCCGGCGCCGCGTTCTTCCTCGGCGAGGCGATGGATGCCGAGACGGCGCACGCCATCGGCATCGTCACCGCGCTCATCGACGACGCCGCACTCGACGAGACCGCCGAATCGGTCGCGGCCGCGATCGCGGCGAAACCGCGCGCGGCCGTGCGCGAGACGAAACGGCTGCTGATCGCTAGCGATCGCGACGAGATCGTCGCGGCGATCCGGCGCGAAAGCGCGGCGTTCCGCGAACGGCTCGCTTCCGACGAAGCGCGCGCCGCGATGGCGTCGTTCTTCCAGGGATCCGGCGCCCGCGGATGAGCCTGGGGGGGAAAACGCTGTTCGTGACGGGTGCGAGCCGCGGGATTGGTTTGGCGATCGCGCTGCGCGCGGCGCGCGACGGCGCCAACGTCGTCGTCGCTGCGAAAACGGTCGTGCCGCATCCGAAACTGCCGGGGACGATCCACACCGCGGCCGCCGAGATCGAGGCCGCCGGCGGGAAGGCCCTCGCCGTTCACTGCGACGTGCGCGACGAAGCGCAGATCGTCGCGGCCGTCGATGCCGGCGCGGGGCGTTTCGGCGGGATCGACATCGTGGTGAACAACGCGAGCGCGATCCGGCTCGGCGGCACCGCGCAGGTCGATGCGAAGGCATTCGACTTGATGACGGGCATCGGTCCGCGCGCGACCTATCTGGTGACGCGCGCCGCGCTGCGACATCTCGAACGCGCGGCGAACCCGCACGTCCTCACGCTCTCGCCGCCCATCGCGCTGCACTCGAAGTGGGTCGGCGACGCGCCCGCGTACACGTTCAAGAAATACGGGATGACGCTGCTGACGCTGGGCTTCGCAGCGGAGTTCCGCGATCGCGGGATCGCCGCCAACGCGCTCTGGCCGCGCACGACGATCGCGACCGCCGCGGTCCAGAACCTCCTCGGCGGCGACGCCGTCATCGCCGCCTCGCGCAGGCCCGAGATCGTCGCCGACGCCGCGTACGCGATCCTCATCAGCGACGCGCGCACGCGGACCGGGAACACGTTCATCGACGAGGACCTCCTGCGGTCGGAGGGCGTGACCGACTTCACGCGTTACGCCGTGACGCCCGGTGCGACGCTGGCCGACGACATCTTTCTGGACTAGCGTGAAAGTTTGCTGAGACGGCCTTCCGCCTCGCGCGAAGCGGCGGTATGCTCGATGGCGCGAACCTCGTTCGCGCACGCATTCATACCGTCGTCCGAGGAGCCATCATGAACGTCCGATTCACCGCGCTCGCCGCAGCCATCGTCGTTTCGACGACCGGTCTCGCCTTCGCCGCCCCGACGCAAAACACGACCATCGCCGCCCTGAGCAACGATCGCGGGAGCGACCGGAACCTGCGCAACGTGCGCCGCCGCTTGGAGCGGATCATCGATCAGCTGCAGCGCGACCAGCGCGACTACGGCGGTCACCGCGTTCGCGCGATCCAGGATCTGCAGCAGGCCCGCTTAGAGATCGACGCCGCACTCCAGGCGGACGCCGCGCACTAACTGCATTCAACGGCGAACGCTACGCCGCGCCGCCCAGATACGCCGCGCGGACGGCTTCGCTCGCGGAGAGTTCGGCCGACCCGCCGCTGTGCGCGATCTTGCCGACTTCGAGGACGTAGCCGCGCGTCGCGACGGCCAGCGCCTGGCGAGCGTTCTGTTCGATCAGCAGGATCGTCGTGCCGCGCGCGTTGATGTCGCGGATCACGTCGAAGATCGTCTGCACGAGTTTCGGCGCCAGGCCGAGCGACGGTTCATCGAGGAGCAGCAGCTTCGGGCGCGACATCAGCGCGCGCGCCATCGCGAGCATCTGCTGCTCGCCGCCAGACATCGTTCCCGCCTTCTGCTCGTAGCGTTCTTTGAGCCGCGGGAAGATCGTGAGCACGCGCTCGGTGTCGTCGGCGATCTCCGCCTTCGATGTGCGCGTGTATGCGCCGAGTTCGAGGTTCTCGCGGACCGACATCCGCGGAAAGACGCGCCGGCCCTCCGGCGAGTGCCCGATCCCGGCGCGGACGATCTCGCTGGGCGCGAGACGGGCGAGATCGCGGCCGGCGAAGCGGATCGCTCCCGACGTCGGACGGACCAGACCGCTGATCGCGCGCAGCGTCGTCGTCTTGCCGGCGCCGTTGGCGCCGATCAGCGTGACGATCTCGCCCTCGTTCACGGCGAGCGAGATCCCTTCGAGCGCGGTGATCCGTCCGTAGCGCGCGACGAGATTCTCCACTTCGAGGAGCGCGCTCACGTTGCAGGCGCTCCCAGATACGCTTCGATCACCTTCGGGTCGGTGCGGATCTCCGCCGGAAGCCCTTCGGCGATCTTC is a genomic window containing:
- a CDS encoding dynamin family protein, which produces MTDPLEAYRAARDDVADCLAELRTIVAAAADQRHDADSDDAALERTIARLRDGRFVLAVVGEFSSGKSFLLNALLGKVQFDERAGSRRITGLLATDINPSTATITELQYAAEESATAIYPGGREERIPLGRLARFVAVGEEAKLHDATGDESGAPELVRVTVDSPFLQSGFVVADTPGLASINPAHRRATLRYLPGADSVLYLIDTQQPFTEGDASFLGIVRRYIESVFIVQTKIDLWRMREGSANGEARETWQAAAQRIVAQTALHAPGTPVFPLSAREYAEGLLAHDDALIAQSRFREFLAALDASLVATTGRSRLRRAAAEARRIATHAADAFAFEAAACEMPAAALRLRRDAIAPVLDAFDAAAHAGQERLHDAGTTLAAATRAQGAQMRAALARTLLRAFDTADVARLRDRAKLHILVDDVLATAVGRFAADIAELVAKRLRHDARAASTDVVGAARAADAEGALTLLLDAVAAERLPVTESAAAAFGADPASGAWSSDLETGIRSSIVLGALGGPAVGFVDAIATRFASGPPGTYMKRELLADLEGGIAAAFDADLGAYVDRIAERIAAIAASLATRVAALAPRVRVESLGPLERALASHAAGADRAAAARDARARAGEVHALATRIETRTEAFARTSRVGRAELADPAVPLDPAAGRAQVAVEHRFDPSTYEHGLHPERWRVALLGAFKRGKSSLINAIAGARVLPDEGSDVEMHFPVHVRYGPENKAYALGDDAGWNAIPLGDALEAATRTPVLIETPWSLPRQLVLVHAPAFDSGFPLAPEIARAAASAASEVVALFSRQLSDRELELYGRVAETGKAMTFVHTMADHEDAAERRNVVMLADRYLRERGIAPQRTFTISTLEFREAQAAGRAPAGWNELIALRSTLEGHAEEHMARLERAERDRAERERLAASRPVQEQATERRSFLGRLFGGR
- the nagA gene encoding N-acetylglucosamine-6-phosphate deacetylase, translating into MSDTYILGPARIALGDGSLTHGRIAVERGRIARILSEDGHSDLQPPDGALVAPGLIDVHTNGADEFLFNRDQGNAVEVASRAYARQGATGYLAGIMTAPWESMMHAAAEVSEAANELVEKGDPIGARCLGIHFEGPFLNPKFRRVHRGEWILPATMERAQEMVEACRGALVLVTMAPEADGVDEVARFFYDQGIVCSAGHTAAHYREGMLAIGLGFRTVTHAFNAMPPLDHRDPSILAAFIQESRTTVQLICDGYHVSPPMVDLLYRTLHDRLVLTTDNMPPAGSGYRIEGGVVRAEDGTIAGSALLMDQAVRNLMAYADIPFETAIVSATRSPARLLNLDRELGTIEAGKRADLSVWSDEYQVLATIVGGLPVFGGAHLYWPSKASA
- a CDS encoding SLC13 family permease produces the protein MPVLTVALSACALLCVIVRPLRWNEAWWAAGGALALVLSGALAPAQAAGALARGVDVYLFLIGMMALAEFAREEGVFAWIASVAVRAARGSRARLLALVYGAGIVTTALLSNDATIVVLTPAVIAALRRTDANAEPYVVACALVANAASLALPIANPSNLLFFADGMPPLGTWLTSFGLASLVAIVLTYAALALIFRRAVASPLRVDDGRVAAPRAATLAVLAAAAVALVVTASLGGPLGRVAFGLGIVAALVAALRSADAPLAIARGIAWPVVALTAGLFVIVDALDAAGARALPRELFASAAHLSAPLGRLAVAFAAGFASNVVNNLPVGLDLGAYVGRAHPPQALASAALAGVNLGPNFTTNGSLATLLWLAILRREGVAMSPLRFAAIGLTATPLALAGAALLAR
- a CDS encoding enoyl-CoA hydratase-related protein codes for the protein MSTPGITIDDRDGVRHVVLDRPEKKNALTAAMYAAMAAAIASAAADGVGAILIAGRGSAFTAGNDLRDFLDHPPHGDDAPVFDFLLALATTDVPIVAAVRGPAIGVGTTMLLHCDLVYAAPTARFKVPFVDLGLVPEAGSSVLLPRRIGRARAGAAFFLGEAMDAETAHAIGIVTALIDDAALDETAESVAAAIAAKPRAAVRETKRLLIASDRDEIVAAIRRESAAFRERLASDEARAAMASFFQGSGARG